From the Thermococcus sp. M39 genome, one window contains:
- the glmU gene encoding bifunctional sugar-1-phosphate nucleotidylyltransferase/acetyltransferase, with the protein MKGVILAAGKGERLRPLTDDRPKVLLKVANRAIIEYVLDNLYPFVDEFIIVVRYQKEKLVEFLGDEYNGKPITYVEQVEGEGTARAIYSAKEYIEEESFLAVNGDIYFERDAVKALLHAFRKADAALLVKEFEDLSHFGKIEVEGDYVKEIKEKPGNIRGYANLGIYLFKPDVFEFIEKTPLSKRGEYEITDTINLMIKAGRKVAYAVYDGYWNDIGRPWDLLNLNEYILKNHLKHEIRGVVEEGATIIPPVEIGEGTVVKSSAYIVGPVKIGKNCKIGPNCFIRPYTSIGNHCHIGNAVEIKNSIIMDHSNAPHLNYVGDSIIGEHTNLGAGTITANLRHDNKTIRVEIKGKLEDSGRRKLGAIIGHNVKVGINVSIYPGRKIGSNSFVGPGVIVDKNIPSNSLVIVRQQKEIIER; encoded by the coding sequence TTGAAGGGTGTAATACTTGCAGCTGGGAAAGGTGAAAGATTAAGGCCTTTAACCGATGACAGACCAAAAGTTCTGTTGAAAGTTGCAAATAGGGCAATTATAGAGTACGTTCTCGATAATCTGTATCCATTTGTTGATGAATTCATAATCGTTGTCAGATATCAGAAAGAAAAGTTGGTTGAGTTTTTGGGCGATGAGTACAACGGCAAACCTATCACCTATGTTGAGCAAGTTGAAGGAGAAGGCACTGCGAGGGCAATATATTCTGCAAAAGAGTATATTGAAGAAGAGTCATTTTTGGCAGTTAATGGAGACATTTATTTTGAGAGAGATGCTGTGAAAGCTCTCCTTCACGCATTTAGGAAAGCAGATGCTGCTCTTTTAGTTAAGGAGTTTGAAGACTTAAGCCATTTTGGAAAAATTGAAGTCGAAGGGGACTACGTCAAAGAAATCAAAGAAAAGCCGGGAAACATCAGAGGCTATGCAAATCTCGGAATCTATTTATTCAAGCCAGATGTCTTTGAATTCATTGAAAAAACTCCACTGAGCAAGCGCGGTGAGTATGAAATAACAGACACGATTAATCTCATGATAAAAGCAGGCAGAAAAGTTGCCTATGCAGTCTATGATGGCTATTGGAACGACATTGGGAGGCCTTGGGATTTGCTCAATTTGAACGAGTACATTCTCAAGAATCATTTGAAGCATGAGATTAGAGGAGTCGTAGAGGAAGGAGCAACAATAATACCTCCAGTTGAGATTGGAGAGGGGACAGTTGTTAAAAGCAGCGCATATATCGTTGGTCCAGTGAAAATTGGAAAGAACTGTAAAATTGGTCCCAACTGCTTCATAAGGCCCTATACTAGCATCGGCAACCACTGCCACATCGGAAATGCAGTTGAGATCAAAAACTCAATAATAATGGATCACAGCAATGCTCCGCACTTAAACTACGTTGGCGACTCGATTATTGGAGAGCACACAAACTTAGGGGCTGGAACCATAACAGCGAATCTAAGGCATGATAATAAGACAATAAGGGTTGAAATTAAAGGAAAACTCGAAGACAGCGGAAGGAGGAAGTTGGGGGCGATTATTGGACACAATGTCAAAGTTGGAATAAATGTTTCAATATACCCTGGTAGAAAGATAGGGAGCAACTCATTTGTCGGGCCAGGAGTGATAGTTGATAAAAATATTCCTTCAAACAGTTTGGTCATTGTTAGACAGCAGAAAGAGATAATTGAAAGGTGA
- a CDS encoding undecaprenyl-diphosphate phosphatase: MDYTEAIIMGILQGFTEWLPISSSGQVILALINFFGVSPERAYSYALLLHFGTLFAVLFKFRYELGRILMNLITLRWGEEEIFLFYSTLFTAVIGLPLYKAFKTVVASLNAEAVNGIVGFALILTGIVLAKSREKPKDEFGQIVPKKRKEEVTIVEAMIAGIAQGVAILPGISRSGMTIGALLLLGVEQKKAVMLSFLMAVPAIFGALFLELQAVNEPITVSLAAVLSAFIVSLLTLEGMLKLAEKLNFSKFCIVFGSIAVIASLVGVLI; this comes from the coding sequence ATGGATTACACCGAGGCAATTATAATGGGCATATTGCAGGGATTTACTGAATGGCTACCGATAAGCAGTTCTGGTCAGGTAATATTAGCGCTGATAAACTTTTTTGGAGTTTCTCCTGAAAGGGCTTACTCCTATGCCTTGCTACTCCATTTTGGAACTCTCTTTGCAGTGCTGTTTAAATTTAGATATGAGCTGGGAAGGATTCTAATGAACCTAATAACGCTCAGATGGGGTGAGGAGGAGATATTTCTCTTCTACTCAACGCTTTTTACTGCAGTGATTGGGCTTCCACTTTACAAAGCATTTAAGACAGTTGTTGCATCACTAAACGCTGAGGCTGTGAATGGAATAGTGGGCTTTGCCTTGATATTAACTGGGATAGTCCTAGCTAAGAGCAGGGAAAAACCCAAAGATGAATTTGGGCAAATAGTTCCAAAGAAGAGGAAAGAAGAAGTGACTATTGTGGAGGCAATGATTGCAGGTATTGCCCAAGGTGTGGCTATTTTACCAGGAATCTCGCGTTCAGGAATGACTATTGGAGCCTTACTTTTGCTTGGAGTTGAGCAGAAAAAAGCTGTGATGCTTAGTTTCTTAATGGCAGTCCCAGCAATCTTCGGTGCTCTATTTTTAGAACTTCAAGCTGTAAACGAACCCATTACAGTATCTTTAGCAGCTGTGCTGAGCGCATTTATCGTGAGCTTACTGACACTCGAGGGAATGCTTAAATTAGCAGAAAAGTTAAATTTCTCCAAATTCTGTATAGTGTTTGGGAGCATAGCCGTGATTGCTTCATTAGTGGGGGTGTTAATTTGA
- a CDS encoding MBL fold metallo-hydrolase, producing MRITILFENHSGFKKGLFGGHGFSALVEHKGYKILVDTGVDGEILLRNMNALGIKPTDIDYLFLTHGHYDHTEGLKALLEGRGGKKLTIIAHPEIFVKRVALKPHLRDISLPFKREELEELGAEFILTRDPIQIVEGIYSSGEIERVTWDRAVGYKIENGKLVKDEVKDDMALILDLGDSIAVITGCGHSGVINIAMHAQKLMNKPIKALIGGFHLIGAKPELLKETVEKLKELKVKKFYAGHCTGFEAMSSFMIEFGKAFEPLYVGKVIELG from the coding sequence ATGAGGATTACAATTCTCTTTGAAAACCACAGTGGATTTAAGAAAGGCCTTTTTGGAGGGCATGGCTTTTCGGCTTTAGTGGAGCACAAAGGATACAAAATATTAGTTGATACAGGAGTTGATGGCGAAATTTTGTTGAGAAACATGAATGCATTGGGAATTAAGCCTACAGATATCGATTATCTCTTCTTAACTCATGGGCATTACGATCACACAGAGGGCTTAAAAGCTCTTCTTGAAGGGAGAGGAGGAAAGAAGCTGACAATCATCGCTCACCCAGAAATATTTGTCAAGAGAGTTGCATTAAAGCCGCATTTGAGAGATATTAGTTTGCCGTTCAAGAGAGAGGAGCTTGAAGAATTGGGAGCAGAGTTCATATTGACTAGAGATCCCATCCAAATTGTTGAAGGCATTTATTCAAGCGGAGAAATTGAGAGAGTTACATGGGACAGAGCTGTTGGATACAAGATTGAGAATGGAAAGCTCGTGAAAGATGAGGTAAAAGATGACATGGCTCTAATTCTTGACTTAGGTGATAGCATAGCAGTAATAACCGGTTGTGGACACAGCGGAGTAATTAACATAGCCATGCATGCTCAAAAGCTCATGAACAAGCCAATCAAAGCTCTCATCGGTGGATTTCACTTAATCGGTGCAAAGCCTGAGCTCTTAAAAGAAACTGTTGAGAAACTAAAGGAGTTAAAAGTTAAGAAGTTTTATGCTGGCCACTGCACGGGATTTGAGGCAATGAGCTCTTTCATGATTGAATTTGGAAAAGCCTTTGAGCCTCTTTACGTAGGCAAAGTTATTGAGCTGGGATAA
- a CDS encoding DUF512 domain-containing protein, protein MYELTEDYKLRKITKFELDMVDERDDLLIIPPSSKAGPCGNDCVFCYLTQNPPQMIYRVAKHDTLNDPELEKRIAYAREHYDLWIRVTDTSANVRFDEKRIESLYKAGLDEIQISLHTTKKEVRIRLMHNRNAGKVIDLIPKIVEHFRMIADIILTPGYNVNDIGEILDDLDSFGVHEVRLFPVGVTKFSRTRALTREELLFVKNVALEKQKELDIEIVIPPIFQALLGEFTTGLEPFDIEMNIPTYILTGELAYPEMKRLFPKLNVVMVKNEVFGGNIGTAGLLTGYDVLRTVKQLPEVDLGILLLPEVMFHGDITLDGWKREDLFNKILIEKGYIVETVLEPQEIPKILERF, encoded by the coding sequence ATGTATGAACTGACAGAGGACTACAAACTTAGAAAAATCACAAAATTTGAGCTGGATATGGTTGATGAGCGAGATGATTTACTGATTATTCCTCCTTCATCTAAAGCTGGCCCTTGTGGAAATGACTGTGTATTCTGTTATCTCACTCAAAATCCTCCCCAGATGATTTATCGAGTTGCTAAGCATGACACTTTAAACGACCCCGAGCTGGAAAAGAGGATTGCCTACGCAAGAGAGCATTACGATTTGTGGATTCGCGTTACTGACACCTCCGCAAATGTTCGGTTTGATGAAAAGCGTATAGAATCACTCTACAAGGCTGGCTTAGATGAGATTCAGATTTCTCTTCACACCACTAAGAAAGAAGTTAGGATAAGACTCATGCACAACAGAAATGCTGGAAAAGTCATTGATTTAATTCCAAAAATTGTGGAGCACTTTAGAATGATTGCTGATATAATTCTAACTCCTGGATATAACGTCAATGATATTGGGGAAATTTTAGATGACTTAGACAGTTTTGGAGTTCATGAAGTTAGACTCTTCCCTGTTGGGGTCACGAAGTTTTCGAGAACGAGGGCATTGACGAGAGAGGAGCTTCTATTTGTGAAAAACGTTGCGTTGGAGAAGCAAAAAGAACTAGATATTGAAATAGTGATTCCTCCGATATTCCAAGCTCTTTTAGGGGAGTTCACAACTGGCTTGGAGCCCTTTGACATTGAGATGAATATTCCAACGTATATCCTAACGGGCGAGCTTGCATATCCGGAAATGAAGCGCTTATTCCCAAAGCTTAACGTTGTCATGGTTAAGAATGAAGTATTTGGTGGAAATATTGGCACAGCTGGACTTTTGACGGGATATGATGTATTGAGGACTGTTAAACAACTGCCGGAGGTTGATTTAGGCATTCTCCTTCTCCCAGAGGTTATGTTTCATGGTGACATTACTTTAGACGGCTGGAAGAGAGAAGACCTCTTTAACAAAATCCTGATTGAAAAAGGTTACATCGTTGAGACTGTGCTTGAGCCTCAAGAGATCCCAAAGATTTTGGAGAGATTCTAA
- a CDS encoding NOG1 family protein — MKNPFEKMPTILLADELIDKAFRRAEKAASSFTPRGNKISKARQREELRIRTVSNVIRDNLRKILDRTPGVSTLPPFYQELVDTLVDRKMFHKALASVNWAIKTIRTLEERYVEKIRYSRDPNEIAQLRRQFYGRVASVIKDIADNLEYLNKARDVLKDLPVIDLSLPTIVIAGHPNVGKSTLLRQLTNAKPEVASYPFTTKGINVGQFEEHWLKYQVIDTPGLLDRPLSERNEIERQAILALKHLGRVIIYIFDPSEYCGFPLDEQMHLFEEIYEEFKDFPFIVVLNKVDVADEEKIRKVEEFLRARGIEPIRIVAKDGLGVDEVKKKILEILRPGLEMAIYSPKDVPQ; from the coding sequence ATGAAAAATCCTTTTGAAAAAATGCCAACTATCCTTTTAGCTGACGAGCTTATCGATAAAGCCTTTAGGAGAGCTGAAAAAGCAGCATCATCATTCACCCCGCGAGGGAATAAAATAAGCAAAGCGAGACAGAGGGAGGAGCTTAGAATAAGAACTGTTTCAAACGTCATTAGGGATAATTTGAGGAAAATCCTTGACAGAACTCCTGGTGTCTCAACTCTACCTCCATTCTATCAAGAGTTAGTCGATACACTCGTTGATAGAAAGATGTTCCATAAGGCTTTAGCGTCTGTGAATTGGGCAATAAAGACAATAAGAACGCTTGAAGAGAGATATGTGGAAAAGATTAGATATTCAAGAGACCCAAATGAGATTGCTCAGCTTAGAAGGCAGTTTTACGGAAGAGTTGCAAGCGTCATTAAGGACATTGCAGACAACTTAGAGTATCTCAACAAGGCTAGAGATGTTTTGAAGGACTTACCTGTTATAGACCTCAGCTTGCCAACCATTGTCATAGCTGGACATCCAAATGTTGGAAAGTCAACTCTTCTCAGGCAGCTCACAAATGCGAAGCCAGAAGTGGCGAGCTATCCATTCACAACCAAGGGAATTAACGTTGGGCAGTTTGAGGAGCACTGGCTCAAGTATCAGGTAATAGACACCCCTGGTTTGCTTGACAGACCTTTGAGTGAGCGTAATGAGATAGAAAGGCAGGCAATTTTAGCATTAAAGCACCTTGGGAGAGTGATAATTTACATCTTTGACCCATCAGAGTACTGTGGATTCCCACTTGATGAGCAGATGCATCTCTTCGAAGAGATTTACGAGGAGTTCAAAGATTTCCCATTCATAGTTGTTTTGAACAAAGTTGATGTAGCTGATGAAGAAAAGATAAGGAAAGTTGAAGAGTTCTTGAGAGCTAGGGGGATAGAGCCTATAAGGATTGTGGCTAAAGATGGACTTGGAGTTGACGAAGTTAAAAAGAAAATATTGGAAATTTTAAGGCCAGGACTAGAGATGGCAATTTACTCCCCCAAAGATGTTCCGCAGTAA